The following proteins are co-located in the Phragmites australis chromosome 10, lpPhrAust1.1, whole genome shotgun sequence genome:
- the LOC133931212 gene encoding catalase isozyme B produces the protein MDPYKHRPSSGNNSSFWTTNSGAPVWNNNSALTVGERGPILLEDYHLIEKLAQFDRERIPERVVHARGASAKGFFEVTHDVSHLTCADFLRAPGVQTPVIVRFSTVVHERGSPETLRDPRGFAVKFYTREGNFDLVGNNMPVFFIRDGMKFPDMVHAFKPNPKTNLQENWRIVDFFSHHPESLHMFTFLFDDVGIPLNYRHMEGFGVNTYTLINRDGKPHLVKFHWKPTCGVKCLLDDEAVTVGGTCHSHATKDLYDSIAAGNYPEWKLYIQTIDPDHEDKFDFDPLDVTKTWPEDIIPLQPVGRMVLNKNIDNFFAENEQIAFCPAIIVPGIHYSDDKLLQTRIFSYADTQRHRLGPNYLMLPVNAPKCAHHNNHHDGFMNFMHRDEEVNYFPSRFDPARHSEKVPIPPRVLTGCREKCIIQKENNFKQAGERYRSFDPARQDRFIQRWVDALTDPRVTHEHRGIWISYWSQCDASLGQKLASRLNLKPNM, from the exons ATGGATCCATACAAG CACCGGCCGTCGAGTGGCAACAACTCCAGCTTCTGGACCACCAACTCGGGCGCCCCCGTCTGGAACAACAACTCCGCGCTCACCGTCGGAGAGCGAG GACCTATCCTCCTCGAGGACTATCATCTGATTGAAAAGCTTGCTCAGTTTGACAGGGAGCGTATCCCTGAACGTGTTGTTCATGCACGGGGAGCCAGTGCCAAGGGTTTCTTTGAGGTGACTCATGATGTTTCTCACCTTACATGTGCTGATTTTCTCCGGGCTCCTGGGGTCCAGACCCCAGTTATTGTTCGGTTCTCTACAGTTGTGCATGAACGTGGAAGCCCTGAGACCTTGAGGGATCCACGTGGTTTTGCTGTAAAGTTCTACACTAGAGAG GGTAACTTTGACCTTGTGGGTAACAACATGCCTGTGTTTTTCATCCGAGATGGGATGAAATTCCCTGACATGGTCCATGCTTTCAAACCAAATCCAAAGACTAATTTGCAGGAGAACTGGAGAATAGTGGATTTCTTCTCACACCACCCAGAGAGCCTACACATGTTCACCTTCCTCTTTGATGATGTTGGTATCCCACTCAACTACAGGCACATGGAGGGTTTTGGTGTCAACACATACACCTTGATCAACAGGGATGGAAAGCCTCACCTTGTCAAATTCCATTGGAAGCCTACTTGTGGTGTGAAATGCTTGTTGGATGATGAAGCTGTGACTGTAGGAGGCACCTGCCACAGCCATGCCACAAAGGATCTATATGATTCTATTGCAGCTGGGAATTACCCAGAATGGAAGCTTTACATCCAAACCATTGATCCTGACCATGAGGATAAATTTGATTTTGACCCACTTGATGTCACCAAGACCTGGCCAGAGGATATCATCCCGCTGCAGCCCGTTGGAAGGATGGTCCTGAACAAGAACATTGACAACTTCTTTGCAGAAAATGAACAGATTGCTTTCTGCCCAGCAATTATTGTCCCTGGAATCCACTATTCTGATGATAAGCTGCTCCAGACGAGAATTTTCTCCTATGCTGATACCCAAAGGCACCGTCTTGGTCCGAATTATTTGATGCTTCCTGTGAATGCACCAAAATGTGCTCACCACAACAACCACCATGATGGCTTCATGAACTTCATGCACAGGGATGAGGAG GTCAACTACTTCCCTTCAAGGTTTGATCCTGCCCGTCACTCTGAGAAGGTCCCTATTCCTCCCCGTGTCCTGACAGGCTGCCGTGAGAAG TGCATTATTCAGAAGGAGAACAATTTCAAGCAGGCTGGTGAGAGATACCGATCCTTTGACCCTGCCAG GCAAGACCGGTTCATCCAGCGGTGGGTTGACGCACTCACAGATCCTCGTGTCACCCATGAACATCGTGGCATTTGGATCTCTTACTGGTCTCAg TGCGACGCTTCACTTGGTCAGAAGCTGGCGTCCAGGCTCAACCTGAAACCGAACATGTAG
- the LOC133930041 gene encoding cyclin-B2-2-like gives MENRVHAMKSENYHQGVAMEGVKFVPEAANTNRRVLRDIKNIIGGPHQHLAVTKRGLSEKYVAAVDPIKDQNSFGGHRPVTRKFAATLSNQPTSAHLAPIGSERQKRNAETAFHTRADMESSQSTKMSDDIPFQMLSEMDEVMTSELKEIEMEDIEEAAPDIDSCDAGNSLAVVDYVDEIYSFYRRTEGSSCVAPNYMSSQTDINEKMRGILIDWLIEVHYKLELLEETLFLTVNIIDRFLARENVVRKKLQLVGVTAMLLACKYEEVSVPVVEDLILICDRAYTRADILEMERMIVNILKFNMSVPTPYCFMRRFLKAANSDKKLELMSFFMIELSLVEYEMLKFCPSMLAAAAIYTAQCTLNGFKSWNKCCEMHTKYSEEQLMDCSRIMVVLHQRAALGKLTGVHRKYSTFRYGCAAKSEAATFLLEAC, from the exons ATGGAGAATCGTGTGCACGCGATGAAATCTGAAAACTATCACCAAG GTGTTGCAATGGAGGGCGTCAAGTTTGTGCCGGAGGCGGCGAATACGAACCGGAGAGTCCTGCGTGATATAAAGAACATCATAGGAGGCCCTCACCAGCACTTGGCTGTGACCAAGAGGGGACTGTCAGA AAAATATGTTGCTGCTGTGGATCCTATTAAGGATCAAAATAGCTTTGGTGGACACCGTCCCGTTACCAG AAAGTTTGCTGCAACATTGTCAAACCAACCTACAAGTGCCCATCTG GCGCCCATTGGAAGTGAGAGGCAGAAAAGAAATGCAGAGACAGCATTTCACACTCGTGCAGATATGGAAAGCAGCCAAAGCACCAAGATGTCTGATGACATTCCCTTCCAGATGCTATCTGAGATGGACGAAGTG ATGACTTCTGAGCTGAAAGAGATCGAGATGGAAGATATTGAGGAGGCAGCACCTGATATTGACAGCTGCGATGCAGGAAACTCTCTTGCAGTGGTTGACTACGTTGATGAAATTTACAGCTTCTACAGAAGAACTGAG GGTTCAAGCTGTGTCGCTCCTAATTATATGTCAAGTCAGACTGATATAAATGAGAAGATGCGTGGAATTCTTATTGACTGGCTGATTGAG GTGCATTATAAATTAGAGCTGTTGGAGGAGACACTGTTTCTTACTGTGAATATCATAGACAGATTCTTGGCACGTGAAAACGTGGTGCGAAAGAAGCTTCAGTTGGTTGGTGTGACTGCTATGCTACTTGCATGCAAGTACGAAGAAGTGAGTGTCCCTGTTGTAGAGGATTTGATCCTGATTTGTGATCGTGCCTACACAAGAGCTGATATACTCGAAATG GAGAGGATGATAGTGAACATACTCAAGTTCAACATGTCAGTGCCAACTCCATACTGTTTCATGAGAAGGTTTCTTAAGGCAGCAAATTCTGACAAGAAG CTGGAGCTCATGTCTTTCTTCATGATCGAGCTGAGCCTTGTCGAATACGAGATGCTGAAGTTCTGCCCGTCTATGCTAGCAGCTGCCGCCATCTACACAGCTCAGTGCACCTTGAATGGGTTCAAGTCCTGGAACAAATGCTGTGAGATGCACACAAAATATTCTGAAGAACAGCTGAT GGATTGCTCCAGGATCATGGTTGTACTACACCAAAGAGCAGCTCTCGGGAAGCTTACTGGGGTTCATAGAAAGTATAGCACTTTTAGGTATGGCTGTGCAGCAAAATCGGAAGCAGCGACCTTCTTGCTGGAAGCTTGCTAG